In Candidatus Sedimenticola sp. (ex Thyasira tokunagai), the following proteins share a genomic window:
- the aroG gene encoding 3-deoxy-7-phosphoheptulonate synthase AroG, whose product MRPQTDDLRIRAIKELVAPAQLLADLPICDEAAETVFNARQEIHRIIHGEDDRLVVIVGPCSVHDPVAARDYAEKLNRLRDELKDDLMIVMRVYFEKPRTTVGWKGLINDPDLDGTFHINQGLHLARRLLLDVNSMGLPAGTEFLDLISPQYVADLVSWGAIGARTTESQGHRELSSGLSCPVGFKNGTNGTLKIALDAIRSASQPHHFLSVTKEGFSAIFATGGNKDCHAILRGGNRPNYDTESINIAAEEMEKAGFKPQLMIDVSHANSRKRHQKQIDVCHDVAGQIARGDQRIMGVMIESFLQAGRQDWRADQELVYGQSITDACISWQDTEPLLHALADAVRQRRK is encoded by the coding sequence ATGCGCCCGCAAACAGACGACCTCCGAATCCGCGCCATCAAAGAGCTGGTAGCACCGGCACAACTATTGGCTGACTTACCAATATGCGACGAGGCCGCGGAGACGGTGTTTAACGCCCGTCAGGAGATCCACCGCATCATTCATGGCGAAGATGACCGCCTGGTGGTAATTGTCGGCCCCTGTTCGGTTCACGATCCTGTTGCCGCCCGCGACTATGCAGAGAAGCTTAATCGGCTCAGGGATGAATTAAAGGATGATCTGATGATCGTGATGCGCGTCTATTTCGAGAAACCCCGCACCACTGTGGGCTGGAAGGGGTTGATCAACGACCCCGATCTCGACGGGACTTTCCATATCAATCAAGGGCTCCATCTGGCACGACGTCTGCTGCTCGACGTCAACAGCATGGGGCTACCCGCCGGCACCGAGTTTCTTGATCTTATTAGCCCTCAATACGTCGCTGACCTGGTGAGCTGGGGTGCCATCGGTGCCCGTACCACAGAGAGCCAGGGCCACCGCGAACTCTCATCCGGCCTCTCCTGCCCGGTCGGTTTCAAGAACGGCACCAACGGTACATTGAAGATTGCCCTTGATGCCATCCGCTCCGCCTCCCAACCCCACCACTTCCTGTCGGTAACCAAAGAGGGCTTCTCCGCCATCTTTGCCACCGGCGGCAATAAGGATTGCCATGCCATTCTGCGCGGTGGCAACCGTCCTAACTACGATACAGAGAGCATCAATATCGCTGCCGAGGAGATGGAGAAAGCGGGCTTCAAACCACAGCTTATGATTGATGTCAGCCATGCCAACTCCCGCAAGCGCCACCAGAAGCAGATTGATGTCTGCCATGATGTGGCGGGGCAAATTGCTCGTGGTGACCAACGCATCATGGGAGTGATGATCGAAAGTTTCCTCCAAGCCGGACGCCAGGATTGGCGTGCCGACCAGGAACTGGTATACGGCCAGAGCATCACCGACGCCTGTATCAGTTGGCAGGATACTGAACCACTACTTCATGCTCTGGCTGATGCCGTCAGACAGCGTCGAAAATGA
- a CDS encoding glutathione S-transferase: MSGITLVIGNQNYSSWSLRPWLFLRHHQIPFTCRKVSLFVETTAADLTPYFSDAKVPVLQDGDLEVWDSLAILEYLVERFPEKSGWPRESGARAVARAVSAEMHSSLFDLRGELPMNCRRRFPDFKPSAAARRDIERVLNIWRLCRETYGEGGPEWH; encoded by the coding sequence ATGTCCGGCATAACACTGGTTATAGGTAATCAGAACTACTCATCCTGGTCGCTACGGCCATGGCTGTTTTTGCGTCACCATCAAATCCCTTTCACCTGCAGGAAAGTCTCTCTCTTTGTTGAGACTACGGCTGCCGATCTCACACCCTATTTTTCTGATGCCAAGGTACCCGTGCTGCAGGATGGTGATCTCGAAGTGTGGGACTCCCTGGCGATTCTTGAATACCTGGTTGAACGTTTTCCAGAAAAGTCGGGTTGGCCTCGGGAGTCGGGGGCTCGTGCCGTGGCAAGGGCGGTGAGTGCGGAGATGCACTCCAGCCTGTTCGATCTTCGAGGAGAGCTGCCGATGAACTGTCGTCGTCGTTTTCCCGACTTCAAACCCAGTGCCGCCGCCCGGAGAGACATCGAACGAGTGCTCAATATCTGGCGACTTTGTCGCGAAACCTATGGAGAGGGCGGTCCCGAATGGCACTAA